A window of Salmo trutta chromosome 31, fSalTru1.1, whole genome shotgun sequence contains these coding sequences:
- the LOC115169539 gene encoding disabled homolog 1 isoform X1 yields the protein MSSAGGESASSELQAGVKTSTLRRESRRTKGQDRSEAGLIKRFRGDGVRYKAKLIGIDEVTAARGDKLCQDSMMKLKGMATSARSKGEHKQRVFLTISFGGIKIYDERSGVLLHHHSVHEISYIAKDTRDHRAFGYVCGKEGHHRFVAIKSGQSAEPLIIDLRDLFTLIYDIKQREEMEKKAQKDKHCEQAVYQTILEDEVDDPVYQYIVFEAGHEPLRGHQSEESVYQVPTATSQQKGEGIYDVPKRHFMTNINHFDLFGDMSTPPSIPPSPANTLDPSRSHRQPQHPPEMFTGPFSPTSVPSGYMTMGPVQAAQWAQQGPFAGQAQTLAFGVQGPLQVTQVLPGGQPVIWSQANIFPATQQQWAAMAAYMPAQAVGVGGHHIPMMVPITTVCPSPQGPHGDLSSTPSSAIASPQHQTMDPVLLQQQHSIGGDSDGGEGPSSLGLVMVGSRCGTPRPMSPTSMGLGAVSRCETPVGLVMMARCETPGLVNVPPDTLVCSQLGLGSSSAAAQEEEGSCSDLDLSRMTLSPGTSTSPSTDSASTPAPQPGSSSDSAPSQTSDPPTDHSPIETEATHPSTREDDSGSCTRALSPRPSSDAPADCPQTQTCPQEDS from the exons gtCAGGACCGCAGTGAGGCGGGGCTGATTAAGCGTTTCCGTGGTGATGGCGTGCGCTACAAGGCCAAGCTGATTGGGATTGATGAGGTGACAGCGGCGCGCGGGGACAAGCTGTGCCAGGACTCCATGATGAAGCTCAAG GGAATGGCTACGTCGGCGCGCTCCAAAGGAGAGCACAAGCAGAGAGTCTTCCTCACCATCTCCTTCGGGGGGATCAAGATTTACGATGAGAGATCAGGG GTTCTGCTGCATCACCACTCGGTGCATGAGATCTCCTATATCGCCAAGGATACCCGGGACCACCGGGCCTTCGGCTACGTCTGCGGGAAGGAGGGACACCACCGGTTCGTGGCCATCAAGTCCGGCCAGTCG GCAGAGCCCCTGATCATTGACTTGCGTGACCTCTTCACACTCATCTACGACATCAAGCAGCGCGAGGAGATGGAGAAGAAGGCCCAGAAGGACAAGCATTGTGAGCAGGCCGTCTACCAg ACCATTCTGGAGGACGAGGTGGACGATCCAGTTTACCAG TACATTGTGTTTGAGGCTGGACATGAGCCCCTCCGTGGCCACCAATCAGAGGAGAGCGTTTACCAG GTCCCTACCGCTACCAGTCAGCAGAAGGGAGAAGGGATCTATGACGTCCCAAAACGCCATTTCATGACT aacatcaaccaCTTTGATCTGTTCGGAGATATGTCCACTCCACCCTCG ATTCCCCCGTCCCCGGCCAACACTCTGGACCCCAGCAGGAGCCACCGCCAGCCTCAGCACCCCCCAGAGATGTTCACCGGCCCCTTCAGCCCCACCTCTGTCCCCTCAGGGTACATGACTATGGGGCCAGTCCAGGCAGCCCAGTGGGCCCAGCAGGGACCCTTCGCTGGCCAGGCCCAGACCCTGGCCTTCGGGGTGCAAGGGCCCCTCCAGGTGACCCAGGTCCTCCCGGGGGGCCAGCCCGTCATCTGGAGCCAGGCCAACATCTTCCCTGCCACCCAGCAGCAGTGGGCCGCCATGGCTGCCTACATGCCTGCCCAGGCTGTGGGCGTGGGGGGCCACCACATCCCCATGATGGTGCCCATCACCACCGTATGCCCCAGCCCCCAGGGGCCCCACGGtgacctctcctccaccccctcctcggCCATCGCCAGCCCCCAGCATCAGACGATGGACCCCGTCCTGCTCCAGCAGCAGCATAGCATCGGTGGGGACTCTGACGGAGGTGAAGGCCCCTCTTCGTTGGGCCTTGTCATGGTGGGCAGCAGGTGTGGCACACCCAGGCCGATGAGCCCTACTTCAATGGGTCTTGGTGCCGTGAGCAGGTGTGAGACGCCCGTTGGCCTTGTCATGATGGCGAGGTGTGAGACGCCCGGTCTAGTGAACGTGCCCCCTGACACCCTGGTCTGTAGCCAGCTGGGCCTGGGGTCATCATCTGCCGCAGCCCAGGAAGAGGAAGGCAGCTGTAGTGACCTTGACCTCTCTCGGATGACCTTGAGTCCAGGCACGTCCACCTCGCCCTCCACTGACTCAG CGTCCACCCCAGCCCCCCAACCTGGCTCGTCCTCAGACTCCGCCCCGTCCCAGACTAGTGATCCCCCCACAGACCACTCCCCCATCGAAACAGAGGCCACACACCCCAGCACCAGGGAGGATGACTCG GGCTCATGCACCAGGGCTCTGTCTCCCCGTCCTTCCAGTGATGCTCCAGCTGACTGTCCACAGACCCAGACCTGTCCACAGGAAGACAGCTAG
- the LOC115169539 gene encoding disabled homolog 1 isoform X2 — MSSAGGESASSELQAGVKTSTLRRESRRTKGQDRSEAGLIKRFRGDGVRYKAKLIGIDEVTAARGDKLCQDSMMKLKGMATSARSKGEHKQRVFLTISFGGIKIYDERSGVLLHHHSVHEISYIAKDTRDHRAFGYVCGKEGHHRFVAIKSGQSAEPLIIDLRDLFTLIYDIKQREEMEKKAQKDKHCEQAVYQTILEDEVDDPVYQNINHFDLFGDMSTPPSIPPSPANTLDPSRSHRQPQHPPEMFTGPFSPTSVPSGYMTMGPVQAAQWAQQGPFAGQAQTLAFGVQGPLQVTQVLPGGQPVIWSQANIFPATQQQWAAMAAYMPAQAVGVGGHHIPMMVPITTVCPSPQGPHGDLSSTPSSAIASPQHQTMDPVLLQQQHSIGGDSDGGEGPSSLGLVMVGSRCGTPRPMSPTSMGLGAVSRCETPVGLVMMARCETPGLVNVPPDTLVCSQLGLGSSSAAAQEEEGSCSDLDLSRMTLSPGTSTSPSTDSASTPAPQPGSSSDSAPSQTSDPPTDHSPIETEATHPSTREDDSGSCTRALSPRPSSDAPADCPQTQTCPQEDS; from the exons gtCAGGACCGCAGTGAGGCGGGGCTGATTAAGCGTTTCCGTGGTGATGGCGTGCGCTACAAGGCCAAGCTGATTGGGATTGATGAGGTGACAGCGGCGCGCGGGGACAAGCTGTGCCAGGACTCCATGATGAAGCTCAAG GGAATGGCTACGTCGGCGCGCTCCAAAGGAGAGCACAAGCAGAGAGTCTTCCTCACCATCTCCTTCGGGGGGATCAAGATTTACGATGAGAGATCAGGG GTTCTGCTGCATCACCACTCGGTGCATGAGATCTCCTATATCGCCAAGGATACCCGGGACCACCGGGCCTTCGGCTACGTCTGCGGGAAGGAGGGACACCACCGGTTCGTGGCCATCAAGTCCGGCCAGTCG GCAGAGCCCCTGATCATTGACTTGCGTGACCTCTTCACACTCATCTACGACATCAAGCAGCGCGAGGAGATGGAGAAGAAGGCCCAGAAGGACAAGCATTGTGAGCAGGCCGTCTACCAg ACCATTCTGGAGGACGAGGTGGACGATCCAGTTTACCAG aacatcaaccaCTTTGATCTGTTCGGAGATATGTCCACTCCACCCTCG ATTCCCCCGTCCCCGGCCAACACTCTGGACCCCAGCAGGAGCCACCGCCAGCCTCAGCACCCCCCAGAGATGTTCACCGGCCCCTTCAGCCCCACCTCTGTCCCCTCAGGGTACATGACTATGGGGCCAGTCCAGGCAGCCCAGTGGGCCCAGCAGGGACCCTTCGCTGGCCAGGCCCAGACCCTGGCCTTCGGGGTGCAAGGGCCCCTCCAGGTGACCCAGGTCCTCCCGGGGGGCCAGCCCGTCATCTGGAGCCAGGCCAACATCTTCCCTGCCACCCAGCAGCAGTGGGCCGCCATGGCTGCCTACATGCCTGCCCAGGCTGTGGGCGTGGGGGGCCACCACATCCCCATGATGGTGCCCATCACCACCGTATGCCCCAGCCCCCAGGGGCCCCACGGtgacctctcctccaccccctcctcggCCATCGCCAGCCCCCAGCATCAGACGATGGACCCCGTCCTGCTCCAGCAGCAGCATAGCATCGGTGGGGACTCTGACGGAGGTGAAGGCCCCTCTTCGTTGGGCCTTGTCATGGTGGGCAGCAGGTGTGGCACACCCAGGCCGATGAGCCCTACTTCAATGGGTCTTGGTGCCGTGAGCAGGTGTGAGACGCCCGTTGGCCTTGTCATGATGGCGAGGTGTGAGACGCCCGGTCTAGTGAACGTGCCCCCTGACACCCTGGTCTGTAGCCAGCTGGGCCTGGGGTCATCATCTGCCGCAGCCCAGGAAGAGGAAGGCAGCTGTAGTGACCTTGACCTCTCTCGGATGACCTTGAGTCCAGGCACGTCCACCTCGCCCTCCACTGACTCAG CGTCCACCCCAGCCCCCCAACCTGGCTCGTCCTCAGACTCCGCCCCGTCCCAGACTAGTGATCCCCCCACAGACCACTCCCCCATCGAAACAGAGGCCACACACCCCAGCACCAGGGAGGATGACTCG GGCTCATGCACCAGGGCTCTGTCTCCCCGTCCTTCCAGTGATGCTCCAGCTGACTGTCCACAGACCCAGACCTGTCCACAGGAAGACAGCTAG